The segment GGAGGTGGGCCTTGACTGAGGTGAAAGGACTCGAGCTCTCCACGGCGGCCCTGCCCGAGGTGCGCCCCAACGCGGGGGTGGAGCTCAGGAAGGCCAGGCTTTCCGATGTGGAGGCCATCTACTGGCTCATCCGCTATTGGGCGGAGAAGGGCCTGATGCTGGTGCGGAGCCACAGCCACCTCTACGAGAACATCCGCGACTTCCAGGTCCTCGAGGACGAGGACGGGCAGATCGTGGGCACCGTGGCCCTGCACGTCCTCTGGCGGGACCTGGCGGAGATTAGGGGCCTGGCGGTGCACCCCCAGAGGCAGGGCCAGGGCCTGGGGCGCTGGCTGGTCTTGGGGGCGGAGCGGGAGGCCCGGGACCTGGGGCTCCCCCGGGTCTTCGCCTGGACGCTGCAGGTGGGCTTTTTCCGCTCCCTGGGTTACCAGGTGACCACCCGGGAGGCCTTGCCCCCCAAGGTGTGGAGCGAGTGCAACGCCTGCCCCTTCTACGAGAACTGCCGGGAGATCGCCGTCATCAAGGGGCTTTCCCGGGGGGCCTTCGGGGGCTAGAATGGGTGGGATGGGCACGCTGACCCGCTACCTGGCGGAGGCCATGGCCCGGGCCCGCTACGAGCTCATTGAGGACGAGGAGCCCTACTACGGGGAGATCCCGGGCCTCCTAGGGGTCTGGGCCACGGGGAAGACCCTGCGGGAGTGCGAGGCCAACCTCCAGGCGGCCCTCGAGGACTGGCTCCTCTTCCTCCTCTCCCGGGGCGAGGCCCCGCCCCCCTTGGGGGAGGTGCGCATTGAACTTCCTCATGGCGAAGCGGCTTAGGCCCCTTTCCCGTAGGGAGCTTATCGCCCGGCTTCGGGCCTTAGGGTTCGCGGGGCCCTTTGCCGGGGGCAGGCACGAGTTCATGGTGCGCGGGGAGGTGCGGCTGGTCCTTCCCAACCCCCACCGGGGCGAGATCGGGGTGGATCTCCTGAAGCGCCTCCTAAGGCAGGCGGGCATCAAGGAGGAGGAATGGCCGGAGTGAGGGAGCGCGCGGTTTTGGTCCTGGAGGACGGCACCGTCTATCACGGCTACGCCTTCGGGGCCCGGGGGAAGACGGTGGGGGAGGTGGTCTTCAACACCGCCCAGACCGGCTACCAGGAGATCATGACCGACCCCAGCTACCACGGGCAGATCGTGGTCATGACCTACCCCCACCAGGGCAACTACGGGGTGAACGTCTACGACATGCAGTCCAACCGCCCCTGGGTGAAGGGGTTCGTGGCCAAGGAGTTCAGCCGCATCGCCTCCAACCCCAGGGCCCAGCAGACCCTAGGGGAGTTCATGGAGTTCTACGGGGTGGTGGGCCTCGAGGGCATCGACACCCGGGCCCTGGTGCGCAAGATCCGCGAGGGGGGGGTGCTGAAGGGCGCCATCGCCCACGCCTCCCTCTACGGGGAGCCGGACCACGCCTTCACCCCCGAGGAGCTTTTGGCCCTGCGCCAGGAGGCCAAGGCTTGGACGGACATCGACGGCCGGGACATGACCCCCGAGGTCTCCACCCCTCTGCCCTACGCCTGGCCCACCCTGCGGTCGGGGCGGCGCATCGTGGTCATGGACTTCGGCATCAAACACGCCATCGTGGAGAACCTGGCCCAGCTGGGGTTTGAGATCCTCGTGGTCCCGGGCAAGACCCCTGCCAGCCAGATCATGGCCCTGGAGCCCCACGGCCTTTTCATCAGCAACGGCCCTGGCGACCCCTCCATGCCCCGCTACGCCCACGAGACCATCTGGAAGCTCATGGGGCTTTTGCCCACCTTCGGCATCTGCCTGGGCCACCAGCTTTTGGCCCTGGCGGCGGGCGGGCGCACCTACAAGATGAAGTTCGGCCACCGGGGGGCCAACCACCCGGTGAAGAACCTCCTCACGGGGAAGATCGAGATCACCAGCCAGAACCACGGCTATGCGGTGGACATCGACTCCCTGAAGGAGTTCAGGCCCACCCACATCAACCTCAACGACGGCACCCTCGAGGGCATGGCCCATGCCCGCTACCCCGTCTTCTCCGTGCAGTACCACCCCGAGGCCGCCCCCGGCCCCCACGACGCCCTCTACCTCTTCCGCCGCTTCCTGGAGGAGGTGGAGGCCTTCCACGGGGTCACGGGGCTGCCCGTGGAGAAGCAAAGGGCAGACGGGCACGGAATCTAAACCACCCCACCCGGACGAAGTCCGGGTGGGGACCCCGGGAAAAGGGCGAGCCCAGCTTCTCCCTAAGCGGTTCGGGGGGGCAACCCTTTCCCTGGCAGGGGCCTTGGGTATCCTTTCGTCGGGGCCCCCACGCGGACTTTGTCCGCGTGGGGTGCTATCAGTAGTCCATCCCTCGGATGTTTCCCTCCTCGTCCACGTCGATCCCCAGAGCCTGGGGCACCTTGGGGAGGCCGGGCAGGGTTTCGATCCCGCCCATGTAGACCACCACGAAGCCCGCCCCAAACCGGCACCTCAGGTCCGTGACCCGCACCCTAAAGCCCAGGGGCCTTCCCCGAAGCTTGGGGTTGTCGGAGAGGGAGGTGGCTGCCTTGGCCATGACCACGGGGAGGGTCTCGCACCCCTCCTTCTTGGCGGCCTTGAGGGCCTTCTTAGCCTCCTCGCTCCACTCCACCCCCTCCGCCCCGTAGACCTTCTGGGCGATGGTGGCCACCTTTTCCTCCAGAGGGGCCTCGAGGGGGTAGAGGGGGCGGTAGGCGTGGGGAAGCTCCAGGGCGTGGAGCACCTGTTCCGCCAATTCCAGGCCCCCTTCCCCGCCCCTGGCGTAGACCTCGCTCACGGCAAAGGGCAGGCCCCGCTCCTGGGCGAAGGCCTGCACCAAAGCGATCTCCTCGAGGGCGTCCGTGGGGAAGCGGTTTAAGGCGATCACGGGCTTATAGCCGAAAAGCTCCACGTTCTCCACATGCTTTTCCAGGTTGGCTAGGCCCCGCTGCACCGCCTCCACGTCCGGCATCTCGTAGGCGTCCTGCCCCCCGTGGTAGCGGAGGGCTCGGATGGTAGCCACCAGCACCACCGCCTCGGGGACCAGCCCTGTAGTGCGGGCCACCACGTTCATGAACTTCTCCATGCCCAGATCCGTGGCAAACCCCGCCTCCTGCACCACGTAGTCCGCGAGGCCTAAGGCGAAGAGGCTGGCCCTCAGGGAGTTGGTGCCGTGGGCGATGTTGCCGAAGGGCCCCATGTGGACGAAGGCGGGGTTGCCCTCCGCCGTCTGCACCAGGTTGGGGAGAAAGGCCTGCCTGAGGAGGGCCGCCATGGCGCCCACCGCCCCCAGGTCCTCGGCGTAGACGGGTTTGCCCTCGTAGGTGAAGCCCACGCGGATCTTGCCCAGGCGGCGCTTCAGGTCCTTGAAGTCCCGGGAGAGGGCCATGAGGGCCATGACCTCGCTGGCCACGGTGAGCTCGAAGCTTCCTTCCCGCGGCACCCCGTGGGCCTTCCCCCCAGGCCCAGGACGATGTGCCTTAGGGCCCGGTCGTTCATGTCGATGGCCCGCTTGAGTTCGATGCGCCGGGGGTCAATCCCGAGGGCGTTCCCCTGGTGCAGGTGGTTGTCCAAAAGGGCGTTCAGGAGGTTCACCGCGCTGGTCACCGCGTGGAAGTCCCCGGTGAAGTGGAGGTTGATCTCGTGCCGGGGCTCCACCCGCGCCCTTCCGCCTCCCGTGGCCCCGCCTTTCACCCCGAAGACCGGGCCCAAGGAGGGTTCCCTTAGGGCCAAGGCTGCCTTCTTCCCCAGCCGCCAGAGGGCGTCCACTAGCCCGATGGCCGTGGTGGTCTTGCCCTCCCCCGCCGGGGTGGGGGTGATGGCCGTGACCAGGATGAGCCGACCCTTGGCCTTAGGGGGCTCCCCCAGCACCTTGGCCATGTAGGGGCCGTAGGGGTAGAGCCGGTCCTTGCCCAATCCCAGCTTGGCCGCCACTTCCTCAATGGGTAGGAGCGCTTCCTTGACGATCACGGGGTAAGCTTACTCCGCCTTTCCAGGGAAAGAAGTCCCGCCTTGCAGGCTCAGGTTCCAAAGCCTTTGCATCAGCTGGGGCAAGGGGACAGCCAGGACGTCCGGGGAAAGCGGATAGGCTTCCTCCCCGGGGTAGACCACAAAGGCCGCCTGGGGCCTGAGGTCCATCAGGGCCTGATGGAAGCCCCGGGAGGGCTTGGGTACCAGGCTGCGCTTTACCTCCACGGCCCACAGGGTCCCCGTGGGGCAGAGGAGGAGAAGGTCGATTTCCGCCCCCGCATGGGTGCGGTAGAAAAAGCCTAGGGCCCCTTCCGGTGCTACCCGCAGCAGGTTTTCCACCACGAAACCTTCCCAGCTGGCCCCCACCACGGGATGGCCCAGGAGGATCTCCCGGTCGTGGATGCCGAGGAGGGCGTGGACCAGGCCGCTATCCCGGAGGTAAAGCTTAGGGCTTTTTACCAGCCGTTTGCCCACATTGGCCTCGTAAGGGGGAAGCCTCCTTAAGAGGTAGAGATCCACCAGGTGGTCCAGGTAGCGGCTTACGGTTCTGCCATCCAGCCCCAGGTTGCCCGCCAGGCGGGAGAGGTGGAGGGTTTCCCCCTGCAGGTGGGCCAGCATGGTGAGGAGCCGGCGTAGGGTTTCTGTCGGCAACCTGCCGCCCAAGGCGGGGATTTCCCGTTCCATGTAGGTGCGGAGGAAATCCTGCCGCCAGCGAAGGCTTTGGACGTCGCTGGGTGCCAAGAAGCTTTCCGGGAACCCCCCCCGGAGCCAGAGGCGCTCCAGCTCCTTGGGGTCTACCTCTAAGGGATCCAGGGGGGAGAGCTCCAGGTAGCTGGCCCGGCCCGCGAGGCTCTCACCCGCTTGGCGGGACACTTCGGGGGATACAGACCCCAGGAGGAGGTAAAGGCCGGATTTCCTCCCGGCTCGCCTTGCCCGGTCCACCAGGCCCCTGAGAACGGGGAAAAGCTCAGGCATCCGGTGCACCTCGTCCAGGATGACCAGGCGGTCCAGATGGTCCTCGAGGTAGAGCTCCGGGGCCGCAAGCTTCCCCCTATCCCTTTCCGACTCGAGGTCCAGGTACAAGGCTCCAAGCCGATCCCCCACCGCCAAAGCCAGGGTGGTCTTTCCCACCTGCCTGGCTCCCGTGAGCACCACCACGGGTACCTGGCCTAGGCGCTCCTCGAGGACCGGTTGCAGGCGGCGGGGGATCACCCTTGAAAATATAGCATCGTAATGTCAAATTTTCAAGGATAAGCCTGCCCTAGGGGAGGGCGGGAAACCCGCGGTTGCCTCCCGAAAGGAGAAGGGCCAGAACCTGAGGGAGCCTTTCCCCATGCTCCAGCACCGCCGCCAGGGGCAGGGCCCCGGTGGGCTCCACCACCTGCTTGGTGCGGGTGAAGAGGAGGCCCTCGGCTTCCAGGATGGCCGCCTCGCTCACGGCGAGGATGGCGTCCACCTTCTCCTTCAGGATGGGAAAGGTGCGCTGTCCCAAGGCCAGGGTCCTTACCCCGTCCGCCCGGGTCCTGGGGGCCCCGGGCAGGCGCACGATCTTGCCTTCTTCCAAGCTCCTTCTGGCGTCGTCCGCACCCTCGGGCTCCACCCCCAGGACCAGGGTGCTTGGGGAGAAGGCCTTCACCGCGGTGGCCACCCCGGCGAGGAGCCCCCCTCCCCCCACGGGGACCAGGACGGCCTCCGGGAAAAGGCCCATCTCCCCCGCCTGGGCCATGAGCTCCAGCCCGGCGGTGCCCTGGCCGGCCACCACCAGGGGGTCGTCAAAGGGGTGGATGAAGGCGTAGCCGGTTTCCTCCTGGAGGGCTCTCGCCACCTCCTCCCGGTTTTCCACCGTGACCCCCTGGTCCACCACCTCCGCCCCGTAGGCCCGGGCCGCCTCCTTCTTGTAGGGGCTTGCCTCCTCGGGCATGACGAGGAGGGCCTTCACCCCCAGGATCCGGGCGGCGTAGGCCACCCCTTGGGCATGGTTGCCGCTACTCACCGCAAGAAGCCCCTTGGGGTTTTCCAGGGTGAAGGCCTTGGAAAGCGCCCCCCGGGCCTTGAAGCTTCCGGTCTTTTGCAGGTGCTCGGCCTTGAGGAGGAGGCGCTTGCCCAGTAGCTCATCCAAGAGCCTCGAGGTGAGGAGGGGCGTGCGGTGGATGTGGGGGCGGATGCGCCGGTAGGCGGCATGGATCTCGGCAAGCTCCACACCTCTTTATACCGCGCCCGGGTGGACACGCCCTTCGCCCCGCGCTAAAGTGGTAGGGGTATGGACTTCCTTTACACCTTGGTCATCCTTCTTTACCTGGGCG is part of the Thermus caldilimi genome and harbors:
- a CDS encoding N-acetyltransferase, which gives rise to MKGLELSTAALPEVRPNAGVELRKARLSDVEAIYWLIRYWAEKGLMLVRSHSHLYENIRDFQVLEDEDGQIVGTVALHVLWRDLAEIRGLAVHPQRQGQGLGRWLVLGAEREARDLGLPRVFAWTLQVGFFRSLGYQVTTREALPPKVWSECNACPFYENCREIAVIKGLSRGAFGG
- a CDS encoding type II toxin-antitoxin system HicB family antitoxin codes for the protein MGGMGTLTRYLAEAMARARYELIEDEEPYYGEIPGLLGVWATGKTLRECEANLQAALEDWLLFLLSRGEAPPPLGEVRIELPHGEAA
- a CDS encoding type II toxin-antitoxin system HicA family toxin, producing MAKRLRPLSRRELIARLRALGFAGPFAGGRHEFMVRGEVRLVLPNPHRGEIGVDLLKRLLRQAGIKEEEWPE
- the carA gene encoding glutamine-hydrolyzing carbamoyl-phosphate synthase small subunit, which translates into the protein MAGVRERAVLVLEDGTVYHGYAFGARGKTVGEVVFNTAQTGYQEIMTDPSYHGQIVVMTYPHQGNYGVNVYDMQSNRPWVKGFVAKEFSRIASNPRAQQTLGEFMEFYGVVGLEGIDTRALVRKIREGGVLKGAIAHASLYGEPDHAFTPEELLALRQEAKAWTDIDGRDMTPEVSTPLPYAWPTLRSGRRIVVMDFGIKHAIVENLAQLGFEILVVPGKTPASQIMALEPHGLFISNGPGDPSMPRYAHETIWKLMGLLPTFGICLGHQLLALAAGGRTYKMKFGHRGANHPVKNLLTGKIEITSQNHGYAVDIDSLKEFRPTHINLNDGTLEGMAHARYPVFSVQYHPEAAPGPHDALYLFRRFLEEVEAFHGVTGLPVEKQRADGHGI
- a CDS encoding ATP-binding protein, translating into MIPRRLQPVLEERLGQVPVVVLTGARQVGKTTLALAVGDRLGALYLDLESERDRGKLAAPELYLEDHLDRLVILDEVHRMPELFPVLRGLVDRARRAGRKSGLYLLLGSVSPEVSRQAGESLAGRASYLELSPLDPLEVDPKELERLWLRGGFPESFLAPSDVQSLRWRQDFLRTYMEREIPALGGRLPTETLRRLLTMLAHLQGETLHLSRLAGNLGLDGRTVSRYLDHLVDLYLLRRLPPYEANVGKRLVKSPKLYLRDSGLVHALLGIHDREILLGHPVVGASWEGFVVENLLRVAPEGALGFFYRTHAGAEIDLLLLCPTGTLWAVEVKRSLVPKPSRGFHQALMDLRPQAAFVVYPGEEAYPLSPDVLAVPLPQLMQRLWNLSLQGGTSFPGKAE
- a CDS encoding threonine/serine dehydratase; this encodes MELAEIHAAYRRIRPHIHRTPLLTSRLLDELLGKRLLLKAEHLQKTGSFKARGALSKAFTLENPKGLLAVSSGNHAQGVAYAARILGVKALLVMPEEASPYKKEAARAYGAEVVDQGVTVENREEVARALQEETGYAFIHPFDDPLVVAGQGTAGLELMAQAGEMGLFPEAVLVPVGGGGLLAGVATAVKAFSPSTLVLGVEPEGADDARRSLEEGKIVRLPGAPRTRADGVRTLALGQRTFPILKEKVDAILAVSEAAILEAEGLLFTRTKQVVEPTGALPLAAVLEHGERLPQVLALLLSGGNRGFPALP